From the Balearica regulorum gibbericeps isolate bBalReg1 chromosome 4, bBalReg1.pri, whole genome shotgun sequence genome, one window contains:
- the TRMT44 gene encoding putative tRNA (uracil-O(2)-)-methyltransferase gives MGLVGTAAVRDGGAALPHGFWAAVRVWLEKPQVANRRLCGAAIEAEGPVPLEEGGEASPHLAAVWGGGSGGMQEGGAASAGAPELGRLWREVCGQLPAGHGHGHGHLPPPLTPWAGPGRRPELRAVLRTLLPRGRPVDPAVPPTKELVVQDVYNGTVTFLPLEENSEGKHQIKKRNIYQIQLKHMKEEEWSVSIVTPFPEDWFSDGIAYPKLAWLGNELLSKLAKWSVEQKPSEFKSTLSLISVAKYNKVYQELKEKYKEMVKVWPEVTDPEKFVYEDVAIATYLLILWEEERKEKGLTKKQSFVDLGCGNGLLVHILNNEGHSGRGIDVRRRKIWDMYGPGTHLEESTIVPGDSHLFPDTDWLIGNHSDELTPWIPVIAARSSYSCCYFVLPCCFFDFHGKYSRRQSKKTQYREYLDFVAQVGFVCGFHVEEDCLRIPSTKRVSLIGKNRTYPPTEHALIDKQITQYIDNRQTCTVVTCDRRVGLSHKDHSDGVRKEAASELPENETEIAATIWMPGFQPREKVEQIRNCASLPRDFVDDVVLNVANLLLNAPSQKSCSNTYGGNTNAWNQGESLSLKEVAEHLNKETLKRLKSEYGGLQTLLKNNHQVFEVLNGRVHIRDWRKEKPSGKTKPEVKRRLSAEAFKTRLCWFFIHHPDGCSLPSESCPYAHGTEELRQSQIIKKKKHIL, from the exons ATGGGGCTGGTGGGGACGGCGGCCGTGCGGGATGGCGGCGCAGCGCTGCCTCACGGCTTCTGGGCAGCGGTGCGCGTCTGGCTGGAGAAGCCGCAGGTGGCCAACAGGCGGCTGTGCGGCGCCGCCATCGAGGCGGAGGGGCCGGTGCCGCTCGAGGAGGGCGGGGAAGCATCTCCCCACCTGGCCGCCGTGTGGGGAGGCGGAAGCGGCGGGATGCAGGAGGGGGGAGCGGCGTCTGCCGGGGCTCCGGAGCTGGGCCGGCTCTGGAGGGAGGTGTGCGGCCAGCTGCCGGCGGGGCACGGGCACGGGCACGGGCACCTGCCGCCGCCCCTCACGccctgggccgggccgggccgccgcccCGAGCTCCGCGCCGTGCTGAGGACGCTGCTGCCTCGGGGACGGCCTGTGGACCCGGCCGTCCCGCCGACGAAGGAGCTGGTGGTCCAAG ATGTTTACAATGGAACTGTGACCTTTCTGCCTTTGGAGGAaaacagtgaaggaaaacaCCAGATTAAAAAGCGCAATATTTATCAAATTCAACTTAAGCACATGAAAGAGGAGGAATG gtctgtGTCTATTGTAACTCCATTTCCAGAAGACTGGTTTTCAGATGGAATTGCATACCCCAAACTAGCATGGCTTGGAAATGAGCTTTTGTCCAAACTGGCTAAGTGGTCTGTGGAGCAAAAGCCCAGTGAGTTTAAAAGTACACTCTCACTCATTTCTGTAGCAAAATACAACAAAGTTTATCAAgagcttaaagaaaaatacaaagagatGGTAAAG gtgtGGCCTGAAGTGACAGATCCTGAGAAATTTGTTTATGAAGATGTTGCCATTGCCACTTACTTGCTG attctttgggaagaagagagaaaggaaaaagggttGACCAAGAAACAGTCATTTGTAGATCTTGGATGTGGAAATGGTCTACTCGTTCATATTCTAAACAATGAAGGG cattcaGGTAGAGGAATTGatgtcaggagaagaaaaatatgggaCATGTATGGACCAGGAACTCATTTAGAG gaATCTACAATCGTGCCAGGTGACAGCCATCTTTTTCCAGATACTGACTGGCTTATAGGAAACCATTCAGATGAACTAACACCGTGGATACCTGTAATTGCAGCTAG GTCTTCCTATTCATGCTGCTATTTTGTGCTGCCATGTTGCTTCTTTGATTTCCATGGAAAATACAGCCGAagacaaagcaagaaaactcagTACAGAGAATATCTTGATTTTGTTGCCCAAGTGGGATTTGTATGCGGCTTTCATGTGGAGGAAGATTGCCTTAGAATTCCGTCAACAAAGAGG GTAAGCCTTATTGGAAAAAATAGGACATATCCACCTACAGAACATGCTCTAATTGACAAGCAGATAACACAGTATATAGATAATCGTCAGACCTGTACTGTGGTCACATGTGACAGAAGAGTTGGATTGAGTCATAAGGATCACTCTGATGGTGTACGCAAAGAAGCAGCCTCAGAACTTCCTGAAAATGAGACTGAGATTGCTGCTACAATTTGGATGCCTGGATTTCAACCCAGAGAAAAAGTAGAACAAATCAGAAACTGTGCTTCCCTCCCTCGGGATTTTGTAGATGATGTGGTTCTCAATGTGGCAAACTTGCTGTTAAATGCACCCTCCCAAAAATCATGTTCTAATACGTATGGTGGAAATACGAATGCCTGGAATCAAGGAG AAAGCCTTTCCTTGAAAGAAGTAGCAGAACACTTAAATAAAGAGACTTTAAAAAGGCTAAAGAGTGAATATGGAGGCCTGCAGACACTACTGAAGAACAATCATCAAGTATTTGAAG TTCTAAATGGGAGAGTTCATATTCGTgactggagaaaagagaaaccaTCGGGGAAAACTAAGCCTGAAGTGAAACGCCGCCTTTCAGCTGAAGCATTTAAAACACGTCTCTGTTGGTTTTTCATTCATCATCCTGATGGTTGTTCTTTGCCTTCTGAATCTTGCCCATATGCTCATGGGACTGAGGAGCTAAGGCAGTCTcagattattaaaaagaaaaaacatatacTCTAA